The following DNA comes from Candidatus Methylacidiphilum fumarolicum.
GCTATATAAAGGGTGTGCATAACTAGGGTAAGGAGTGGATTAGGTTTTCAATTTTTCGAGCATCAACTCTTCCGTAGAGCTTTCCATTGAGAGCCACCGAAGGACCATTAGCGCAATTGCCAAAACAAAAAGTAGGTAGTAATGTCACTTTGCCATCAGCGGTCGTCCCACCAAAATCAATTTTCAACGTTTCTTTTGCTTTTTCTATCACTCTATGACAGCCATTGGCTTGACAGGCTTCAGCTCGACAAATCTTTATGATGTTTTTTCCTGGAGGCTTAGTTCGAAAGTCAGCATAAAAAGTAAGAACACCATACACTTCAGCTTGAGAAAGATTGAAAGAAGAAGCAATCTGAGGTAGAAATTCTTTAGGAATATACCCAATTTCTTCTTGTACTTTATGATAGAAGGGAATAAGCCCATTGGGTTTCGTAGAATAGAAAGCTAAGCTGTCCAGTAGTTTTTGGTTCATTGTTCTCATCGATCCGTTCTCTAATTGAATTTCTTTCTTCGTTTCCTAAATTTGATTATCATAATTTTTTTTAATAACACTTCAGTCCTGTCATTATTAACAACATAACAAAATAAATGCATTTACTAATTTAATTATCCGATTTTTCCCTATCAATCAATA
Coding sequences within:
- a CDS encoding NAD(P)H-dependent oxidoreductase subunit E — encoded protein: MNQKLLDSLAFYSTKPNGLIPFYHKVQEEIGYIPKEFLPQIASSFNLSQAEVYGVLTFYADFRTKPPGKNIIKICRAEACQANGCHRVIEKAKETLKIDFGGTTADGKVTLLPTFCFGNCANGPSVALNGKLYGRVDARKIENLIHSLP